The Prochlorothrix hollandica PCC 9006 = CALU 1027 genome includes a region encoding these proteins:
- a CDS encoding PFE-CTERM domain-containing protein: MLKAVIPSLIGLSTTIAIFAPSSALAISGFTGEYAPGNFTFSTSPGGAGTVADVDTPNAATGTIIFYGPDNGVNSLGDLTGTGAQSDWTINITTTRAGNITFTWAYTPFDSAISDDTAYYLLNGTPTTIATNDGTFNTQTSGSPISLTVANGDTFGFRVGTLSNTSGSGEFTVNTFDFTPTPVPFDVNSNLGLFALATLYGGHRWYKRCKFNRINLD; the protein is encoded by the coding sequence ATGTTAAAAGCCGTCATCCCCTCTTTAATCGGACTAAGTACAACGATCGCCATTTTTGCACCATCTTCTGCCCTTGCCATCTCAGGTTTTACTGGAGAATATGCCCCTGGTAACTTTACCTTTTCGACCAGTCCTGGTGGTGCAGGGACTGTAGCTGACGTAGACACCCCCAATGCTGCAACCGGGACAATCATTTTTTATGGCCCGGATAATGGGGTTAACTCTTTAGGAGACTTGACCGGAACAGGTGCCCAGAGCGACTGGACTATTAACATTACAACCACAAGGGCCGGTAATATTACCTTTACCTGGGCATATACCCCCTTTGATAGTGCGATCTCAGACGACACCGCCTACTATCTTTTGAATGGCACCCCAACGACTATTGCTACCAATGATGGTACTTTCAATACCCAAACCAGTGGTTCTCCAATTAGTTTAACCGTCGCCAATGGAGATACCTTTGGTTTCCGAGTAGGTACCCTTAGCAATACTAGCGGGTCAGGAGAATTTACGGTTAATACCTTTGACTTCACACCTACGCCTGTTCCCTTTGATGTCAATTCAAACCTTGGCTTGTTTGCATTAGCGACATTATATGGCGGACATCGCTGGTACAAACGATGCAAATTTAACCGGATCAACTTAGACTAG
- the hpsJ-A gene encoding HpsJ-like protein, cyanoexosortase A-associated: MNLVHYFRLLGVGILALLLLDYAALLIPPQFTNPVWEFQTVGQIVERIWAPVLAYVLFFIPFIPSIPLKFDGPWLIRKWSMQTARFLSHLALAWAIVYLLMMPLLLNNSIRIYRNNQAGLAQQSSQQKTQLAAIEEQIEQLTDRNLESMIEQAQATSDEANREASNPGEIRQQLLDQTQQRFIQGQQQLQNSFEDQQRNLIKSTVKWFFGAIIGSALMFTVWRLSNELLGYWPMQ, translated from the coding sequence ATGAATCTGGTTCATTACTTTCGTCTACTGGGAGTCGGGATTTTAGCCTTACTCCTCCTCGATTACGCCGCCCTCCTCATCCCGCCCCAATTCACAAACCCCGTTTGGGAGTTTCAGACCGTTGGCCAAATTGTTGAAAGGATATGGGCACCTGTTCTAGCCTATGTCCTTTTCTTTATCCCCTTTATTCCCTCGATCCCCTTAAAGTTTGATGGTCCCTGGTTAATCAGGAAATGGTCAATGCAGACGGCTCGTTTCTTATCCCATCTCGCCTTGGCTTGGGCAATTGTGTATCTGCTCATGATGCCTCTGCTTCTGAACAATTCTATTCGCATTTACCGCAATAACCAGGCAGGCTTAGCTCAACAGAGTAGCCAACAAAAGACTCAATTAGCCGCGATCGAGGAACAAATTGAACAACTGACCGATCGTAATCTAGAATCGATGATCGAACAGGCTCAAGCCACTTCAGACGAGGCTAATAGAGAAGCCAGTAATCCAGGAGAGATCCGTCAGCAACTTTTAGATCAGACACAGCAACGGTTTATCCAAGGGCAACAACAGCTCCAAAATAGCTTTGAAGATCAACAACGGAATCTAATTAAGTCAACCGTTAAATGGTTTTTTGGTGCAATCATTGGATCCGCTTTAATGTTTACGGTCTGGAGACTGAGTAATGAACTCCTGGGATATTGGCCAATGCAGTAG
- a CDS encoding archaeosortase/exosortase family protein has product MFYLRWDATVFQAEQLMLSATSVILVWRRRSVLSFQASPEATGFAALFLMWNLVRRSLQPTGDILGTFSPVLVGLALAILASGFRGLGQYIKSLLCLFLSCFPVGILLRLPDVSLLDARFAHVILWYFGFDVVRDGTIVLLPKGGIHIFAGCSSIALILVLLKLIVAFYFLFQLTLAQTMKMIGLAIVTAFTVNAFRLCLLAILVAHQDWNNFEYFHSGNGVNLITTMVIVGFGIVNYQQLKANQQFL; this is encoded by the coding sequence CTGTTCTATTTACGCTGGGATGCCACCGTATTTCAGGCAGAACAACTGATGCTCTCCGCCACCAGTGTTATTTTAGTGTGGAGAAGGCGATCGGTTCTCTCGTTTCAGGCTTCCCCTGAGGCAACGGGGTTTGCTGCCCTTTTTTTGATGTGGAATTTAGTGCGTCGATCCCTACAACCGACTGGAGATATCCTGGGTACTTTTTCTCCAGTCTTAGTGGGTTTAGCCCTGGCTATCTTAGCCTCTGGCTTCCGAGGTTTAGGACAATATATTAAATCGTTATTGTGTCTATTCCTCTCTTGTTTTCCTGTTGGGATATTACTTCGTTTACCTGATGTCAGCCTTTTAGATGCACGATTTGCCCATGTCATTCTTTGGTATTTTGGTTTTGATGTTGTACGGGATGGAACAATTGTTTTATTACCCAAGGGTGGCATTCATATTTTCGCAGGTTGCTCTAGCATTGCGTTGATTTTAGTATTACTAAAATTAATTGTTGCCTTTTATTTTCTATTTCAACTAACCCTGGCCCAGACTATGAAAATGATAGGGCTGGCGATCGTCACGGCGTTTACGGTCAATGCCTTTAGGCTGTGTCTTTTGGCAATTTTAGTTGCTCATCAGGACTGGAATAATTTTGAATATTTTCACAGTGGCAATGGTGTTAACTTAATCACAACGATGGTCATCGTAGGTTTTGGGATTGTTAACTATCAACAACTTAAAGCTAATCAACAATTTCTATGA
- a CDS encoding ATP-binding protein yields the protein MSKSFNTAGPCQADIHYMLSPTARLPELRSLIDQRNYFVIHAPRQVGKTTAMLALAQELTESGPYMAVMLTLETGAAFPDDPAQAQNSILRRWQNEIRFRKLPLPSLAQIKAETEDPDLDLQTVFQAWAMVSPRPLVVFLDEVDALQDQTLTSVLRQLRAGFPNRPQGFPHSLGLIGMRDVRDYKVKSGGSDRLNTASPFNIKSESLTLANFSFEEVKNLYQQHTEATGQVFTPDAVQHAFYLTDGQPWLVNALARQATQYLVKDFTKPITIAVIKHAKEILIKRQDTHLDSLVERLRETRVKNIIEPILAGEELPNVPPDDIRYLLDLGLCKDGNHQGLEIANPIYKEVLPLVLSYTTRASIGVLEPRWLNDQGQLLPTELLEAFLDFWRQHGEPLLRSTSYPEIAPHLVLMAFLHRVVNGGGSLEREYAIGSGRMDLCLRYGAVTLGMELKVWHPGKPDPLAKGLEQIDKYLSGLGLDTGWLVIFDRRPHLPPLADRTTTEAATTAGGRAIVVIRG from the coding sequence ATGTCCAAATCATTTAACACCGCTGGACCCTGCCAAGCCGATATCCACTATATGCTCTCCCCCACAGCGCGACTCCCGGAGTTACGATCGCTGATTGATCAACGGAATTACTTTGTGATCCATGCTCCCCGACAAGTGGGCAAAACCACCGCCATGTTAGCCCTGGCCCAGGAACTGACCGAGAGCGGGCCATATATGGCAGTGATGTTAACCCTAGAAACCGGCGCAGCGTTTCCCGATGATCCGGCTCAAGCCCAAAACAGTATCCTCCGGCGTTGGCAGAATGAAATCCGCTTTAGAAAACTGCCTTTGCCTAGCTTGGCTCAGATTAAAGCAGAGACTGAAGATCCTGACTTAGACCTTCAAACAGTGTTCCAAGCCTGGGCCATGGTATCGCCACGTCCCTTGGTTGTCTTTTTAGATGAAGTCGATGCTTTACAAGACCAAACCCTCACCTCGGTTTTACGACAATTGCGGGCAGGTTTCCCCAACCGCCCCCAGGGATTCCCCCATTCTTTAGGCTTAATTGGGATGCGGGATGTGCGGGATTATAAAGTCAAATCCGGGGGCAGCGATCGCCTCAATACTGCTAGCCCTTTTAATATTAAATCTGAATCTTTGACCCTAGCCAATTTTAGTTTTGAGGAGGTCAAAAACCTCTATCAACAACACACCGAAGCCACTGGGCAAGTCTTTACTCCTGATGCGGTTCAACACGCCTTTTATTTAACCGATGGACAACCTTGGCTCGTCAATGCTTTAGCCCGTCAAGCCACACAATATTTAGTGAAAGATTTTACGAAACCCATTACGATCGCAGTCATTAAACACGCCAAAGAAATTCTAATTAAGCGCCAAGACACTCACCTTGATAGCCTTGTGGAAAGGCTACGGGAAACCAGAGTTAAAAACATTATTGAACCGATTTTAGCGGGGGAAGAGTTGCCGAACGTACCGCCGGATGATATTCGTTACCTGCTTGACTTAGGGCTTTGTAAAGATGGCAATCATCAGGGGCTAGAAATTGCCAATCCCATTTATAAAGAAGTTCTTCCACTCGTATTAAGTTACACGACCCGCGCTTCTATTGGAGTCCTTGAACCCCGTTGGTTAAATGATCAGGGACAATTATTACCCACTGAATTGTTAGAAGCCTTTCTGGATTTTTGGCGGCAACATGGAGAGCCGCTCTTGAGAAGTACCTCCTACCCAGAAATTGCGCCCCATTTGGTGTTGATGGCGTTTCTGCATCGGGTGGTTAATGGGGGTGGCAGTTTGGAACGCGAATATGCGATCGGGTCGGGTCGCATGGATTTGTGTTTGCGTTACGGTGCAGTGACCTTAGGGATGGAACTGAAAGTGTGGCACCCCGGCAAGCCCGATCCCCTAGCCAAAGGCTTAGAGCAGATCGACAAATATTTATCTGGTCTAGGCTTAGACACGGGTTGGCTCGTCATTTTCGATCGTCGTCCCCATCTCCCTCCCCTAGCAGATCGGACAACCACAGAAGCGGCAACCACCGCAGGGGGACGGGCGATCGTAGTGATTCGGGGTTAA
- a CDS encoding zinc-dependent metalloprotease → MKSPLVYLSSLLCLSPLVAAVLLLEGPGAIAALPASPRSIVAQRPELATGDMEPEESPAEGEEGETPKGPADPAALKPFAEVVEDLERSQGLFTLYQKPDDNTVLLEIRPDQFNHHYLLSATINAGVGEFGLYRGIPLQEFAFTLRRFKNTLQIIVPNSLFRDSRPPSQSPPLETDLFSDSVVFTLPILSEGEESNTVLVDFSPLLLDPATGFGSFSLLSVLGYGADASQSYVRDAAAFPQNLEFDLTYRFTGSPADALLALSTLPDPSSFNLGLHYSLSQLPVLDTYRPRVADERVGYFVTAYQDLAKTLGRDRFVRYINRWHLEKEDPQADLSPPVKPIVFWIDKAMPPQYRQAVEEGVLMWNPAFEAIGFQNALEVRQMPEDADWDAADSRYNTIRWTDSVDGGFALAMPRTSPITGEILGADIVMDANMLRYTGSEYIDLVNDPLGSAVHWGQLTQQPGICDASMAMAYIRSAPVRQWVQRWVQSPAAQRDDRCYGLAASQQLAVGSMVLSMVDNALPSSAAMQDYVHQFVRHVIAHEVGHTLGLRHNFHASTLRDPHELQDRELTQREGLVGSLMDYVPVNLAPPDLEQGEYFPSSLGPYDYWAIAYGYTPLDSLTPQAERNQLQAIARQAPDPALDYGTDEDLWSALDPTVAAFDLSSDPLTYNTWQMDIATDLWGKLDKRFPSQGRSYTEARPIFSQLLNHYFLNASLLSDYVGGRSLNRYQGGDAPDRRPFEPIPVETQRQALALLEDRVFSADAFEFPPELPSKLGVSRWFHQGSFPAIQDLEYPLADSILIRQTFILGNLLMADRLERLRDGEVMYPTQESLTLPELFDSLQAHIWLDPLADRGSDLPLLQRRLQNQYVSTLLSITDPTALETATSLPDIISWIFTYDAPEEARSLARYQLNQLDQAITSSLNQGNLSLTTRTHLEGSRDRIRRILNP, encoded by the coding sequence GTGAAATCTCCCCTTGTTTACCTCTCCTCCCTGCTCTGTCTGTCTCCCCTGGTGGCTGCTGTGTTATTGCTGGAGGGACCGGGGGCGATCGCGGCCCTGCCCGCTTCCCCTCGATCGATCGTGGCCCAACGCCCTGAGTTAGCCACGGGGGACATGGAACCGGAGGAGAGTCCGGCTGAGGGGGAGGAGGGGGAAACACCGAAAGGGCCAGCGGACCCAGCGGCCTTGAAACCCTTTGCCGAGGTGGTGGAAGACCTGGAGCGATCCCAGGGACTCTTTACCCTCTACCAAAAGCCAGACGACAATACAGTTTTGCTGGAAATTCGCCCCGATCAGTTCAACCACCATTACCTTTTATCCGCCACCATTAACGCTGGAGTCGGGGAATTTGGCCTCTACCGGGGCATTCCCCTCCAGGAGTTTGCCTTTACCCTGCGTCGCTTCAAAAACACGCTCCAGATTATCGTTCCCAACTCCCTGTTTCGGGACAGCCGCCCCCCCAGCCAATCCCCCCCCCTCGAAACCGATCTGTTTAGCGACTCCGTGGTCTTCACCCTGCCCATCCTCAGCGAAGGGGAGGAGTCCAACACCGTGTTAGTGGATTTCAGTCCCCTGTTGCTGGATCCGGCCACCGGCTTTGGTTCCTTCTCCCTGCTGTCGGTGTTGGGCTATGGGGCTGATGCCAGCCAGTCCTATGTGCGGGATGCTGCTGCCTTTCCCCAAAACCTGGAATTTGATCTCACCTACCGGTTCACCGGGTCACCCGCTGATGCTCTCTTGGCCCTCAGCACCCTGCCCGATCCCTCCTCCTTTAACCTGGGTTTGCACTACAGCCTGTCCCAGTTGCCCGTGTTGGACACCTACCGCCCCCGCGTCGCCGATGAACGGGTGGGCTACTTTGTCACGGCTTACCAGGACTTGGCCAAGACCCTGGGCCGCGATCGCTTTGTGCGCTATATCAACCGCTGGCACCTGGAAAAAGAGGATCCCCAGGCCGATCTGTCCCCCCCGGTCAAACCCATTGTTTTTTGGATTGATAAGGCCATGCCCCCCCAGTATCGCCAAGCGGTCGAGGAGGGGGTTTTGATGTGGAATCCGGCCTTTGAAGCCATTGGTTTCCAGAATGCCCTGGAAGTGCGGCAAATGCCAGAGGATGCGGACTGGGATGCCGCTGACAGTCGCTATAACACGATTCGCTGGACCGATTCCGTGGATGGGGGCTTTGCCTTAGCCATGCCCCGCACCAGCCCCATCACGGGGGAGATTCTGGGGGCGGATATTGTCATGGATGCTAATATGCTGCGCTATACCGGCAGTGAATATATTGATCTGGTCAATGATCCCCTGGGCAGTGCGGTGCATTGGGGGCAGTTGACCCAGCAGCCCGGTATCTGTGATGCCTCCATGGCCATGGCCTATATTCGCAGCGCTCCGGTGCGCCAGTGGGTGCAGCGCTGGGTTCAGTCGCCAGCGGCCCAACGGGACGATCGCTGCTATGGTCTCGCGGCCAGCCAGCAGTTAGCGGTGGGTTCCATGGTGCTGTCCATGGTGGATAATGCCTTGCCCAGCAGCGCCGCCATGCAGGACTATGTGCACCAGTTTGTGCGCCATGTGATTGCCCATGAGGTGGGCCACACCCTGGGGTTGCGCCACAATTTCCACGCCAGTACCCTGCGGGATCCCCATGAACTCCAGGATCGGGAACTGACCCAGCGGGAGGGGTTGGTGGGGTCCCTGATGGACTATGTGCCGGTGAACCTGGCTCCCCCAGACCTGGAGCAGGGGGAGTATTTCCCCAGTAGCTTGGGTCCCTATGATTACTGGGCGATCGCCTACGGCTATACTCCCCTGGATTCCCTCACTCCCCAGGCCGAGCGTAACCAGCTCCAGGCCATTGCCCGCCAAGCCCCTGATCCGGCCCTGGACTATGGCACCGATGAGGATCTGTGGTCGGCCCTGGATCCCACGGTGGCGGCCTTCGATCTCAGCAGTGATCCCCTCACCTACAACACCTGGCAAATGGACATTGCCACGGATCTGTGGGGCAAGTTGGACAAGCGCTTTCCCTCCCAGGGCCGCAGCTACACGGAAGCCCGCCCCATTTTCAGCCAACTGCTGAACCACTATTTCCTCAATGCCTCCCTCCTCAGTGACTATGTGGGGGGCCGTTCCTTGAACCGCTATCAGGGGGGAGATGCCCCCGATCGCCGCCCCTTTGAACCCATTCCCGTCGAAACCCAGCGCCAAGCCCTAGCCTTGCTGGAGGATCGGGTCTTTAGTGCCGATGCCTTTGAATTTCCCCCGGAGTTGCCCAGTAAGTTGGGGGTGTCCCGCTGGTTCCACCAGGGCAGTTTTCCGGCTATCCAAGATCTGGAATATCCCTTGGCGGACAGTATTTTGATTCGCCAAACCTTTATTTTGGGCAATTTGCTGATGGCCGATCGCCTGGAACGGTTGCGGGATGGGGAAGTGATGTATCCCACCCAGGAAAGCTTGACTCTGCCGGAGTTGTTTGACTCCCTCCAGGCCCATATTTGGTTGGACCCCCTGGCCGATCGGGGTTCGGATCTGCCCCTGTTGCAACGGCGTTTGCAGAACCAGTATGTGAGTACGTTGCTGAGCATTACGGATCCCACGGCCCTGGAAACCGCCACCTCCCTACCGGATATTATTTCCTGGATTTTTACCTACGATGCGCCGGAGGAGGCCCGCAGTTTGGCCCGCTATCAGTTGAACCAGTTGGATCAGGCCATTACTTCGTCCCTGAACCAGGGCAATTTGTCCTTAACCACCCGCACCCATTTGGAGGGAAGCCGCGATCGCATCCGCCGCATCCTCAATCCCTAG
- a CDS encoding WecB/TagA/CpsF family glycosyltransferase: MNPSIQNKPPSPVQVLGLPLHLLADYGAWLGDRLRSALSTHVVTLNAEMAMQAEADSQLAAVIHQADLVVPDGAGVVFYLGLRGHRIQRCPGIELAEQVLQQAEIEGWSVFFYGGQPGVAEAAARHWQDRCPGLNLVGVADGYGDATAQRQMVDTLERLHPQLIFVGLGVPRQEFWIQQHRDRCPQSTWIGVGGSFDIWAQVKSRAPLFLRNNNLEWTYRLYQEPWRWRRMLALPQFAWKALRGE, translated from the coding sequence ATGAACCCATCCATCCAAAACAAACCCCCCTCCCCCGTGCAGGTTTTAGGCTTGCCGCTGCACCTGTTAGCGGACTATGGGGCATGGTTAGGCGATCGCCTGCGATCGGCCCTGTCTACCCATGTGGTGACCCTCAACGCCGAAATGGCCATGCAAGCCGAAGCCGACTCCCAACTGGCGGCGGTGATTCACCAGGCGGATCTGGTGGTGCCCGATGGGGCGGGGGTGGTCTTTTACCTGGGGCTGCGGGGCCACCGCATCCAGCGCTGTCCCGGCATTGAGCTAGCGGAACAGGTGCTACAGCAGGCGGAGATCGAAGGTTGGTCTGTCTTTTTCTATGGGGGTCAGCCCGGTGTAGCAGAAGCAGCAGCCCGCCACTGGCAGGATCGTTGTCCGGGGTTGAACCTGGTGGGGGTGGCGGATGGCTATGGGGATGCCACGGCCCAAAGGCAGATGGTGGACACCTTGGAACGGCTCCATCCCCAGTTGATTTTTGTGGGCTTGGGGGTGCCCCGCCAGGAGTTTTGGATTCAGCAACACCGCGATCGCTGTCCCCAGTCCACCTGGATCGGGGTGGGGGGCAGCTTTGACATTTGGGCACAGGTGAAAAGCCGTGCGCCCCTCTTTTTGCGTAACAATAACCTAGAGTGGACCTATCGCCTCTATCAGGAACCCTGGCGGTGGCGGCGGATGTTGGCTCTGCCCCAGTTTGCCTGGAAAGCCCTGCGGGGGGAGTAA
- a CDS encoding DUF6920 family protein codes for MRFSPPIEGYNGPKCDDPRFSEPETLIPPWTPEGLRLPSVFCGDDVAWSSPDSSPLASPHNSSLHSSFVVQGERAELDLSLDRMGRLKTFKLPRWGNPDGAEFRYVDFGGIVEAEGTFCGYTIPTRLRIGWYFGTERFASEGEFFRATIEDAIYR; via the coding sequence GTGCGTTTCAGCCCTCCGATCGAGGGTTACAATGGCCCGAAGTGCGACGATCCTAGATTTTCAGAGCCTGAAACTCTCATTCCCCCGTGGACTCCTGAAGGGTTACGCTTACCGTCTGTATTCTGCGGCGATGACGTTGCATGGTCTAGTCCAGATTCATCGCCTCTGGCATCGCCTCACAACTCCAGTTTGCATTCCAGTTTCGTCGTCCAAGGTGAGCGAGCCGAACTAGACTTGAGCCTCGATCGAATGGGTCGTCTCAAAACTTTCAAGCTACCACGCTGGGGCAATCCAGACGGTGCTGAGTTCCGGTATGTGGACTTCGGTGGAATTGTAGAGGCAGAGGGCACATTCTGCGGCTACACCATTCCGACCCGTCTACGGATTGGATGGTATTTTGGCACGGAGCGGTTTGCATCGGAGGGCGAGTTCTTCCGAGCCACGATCGAGGATGCCATCTATCGGTAG
- a CDS encoding transposase, whose translation VMKILNEELNKIRKQCNSVLKDLKIKHIRSLILKNGTDLNDEEKKLLEIILKSSERLSNAYQLKEDFRQIYETDQEPEVAKVKLEEWLAKASKFYSQVITTIKNHFDGICNYFYNRTTSGKMEGINNKIKVIKRQAYGFTNFDHLRMRLLIACSH comes from the coding sequence GTCATGAAAATCTTGAATGAAGAACTTAATAAAATACGAAAACAGTGTAATTCGGTGCTTAAAGATCTCAAAATAAAGCATATCCGTAGCCTTATTCTAAAAAACGGAACAGATCTTAATGACGAAGAAAAAAAGCTCCTAGAAATCATCCTGAAATCCTCTGAAAGGCTAAGCAATGCCTATCAGCTAAAGGAAGATTTTCGTCAAATCTATGAAACAGATCAAGAACCTGAAGTGGCTAAAGTTAAATTAGAAGAATGGTTAGCCAAAGCATCCAAATTTTATAGTCAAGTAATCACGACAATCAAAAATCATTTTGATGGAATCTGTAATTACTTTTATAACCGTACAACTAGCGGTAAAATGGAGGGAATTAATAACAAAATAAAGGTTATCAAGCGTCAAGCTTATGGATTCACAAACTTTGATCATCTGAGAATGAGACTCCTCATAGCCTGTTCTCATTAG
- a CDS encoding AI-2E family transporter — MSVLKQLPRWLVWELVIPLSFLNIWLVSKVFQVFETPLSLLITSTLLSFLLSYPVRQLQKRGLSKNVSVLLILLSGVTLVLVLGVLGTPLLFQQLEDLGDQFPDWLSSTSQQFQTLDTWLSDRQLPLDITALVDQVTQLLPNELLQLPDQTLDAIQGLADRLVEALLTGVLTIYLLLHGDQFWQGLWGWFPEAYATPVRSAFQDQFRNYFVGQATIALVMTIILTPLFFCFAIPYWLVFGLGIGLLTLIPLGDVVGILIATVVVSFKSILLGGEILALAVITDQIVDNAIAPRILGRLVGLNPIWILISLLLGGQLGGFLGLILAIPLAGSLKSIATHFRTLHQTQFTTSQPISTASSPIESHNPFT; from the coding sequence ATGTCTGTCCTTAAACAACTCCCCCGTTGGCTGGTGTGGGAACTGGTCATTCCCCTCAGCTTTCTTAATATTTGGCTTGTTTCTAAGGTTTTCCAGGTCTTTGAAACCCCTTTAAGCCTATTAATTACCTCCACCCTCTTGTCATTCCTGCTCAGCTATCCTGTGCGCCAACTGCAAAAGCGAGGTCTGAGCAAGAATGTCAGCGTCCTCTTGATTTTGCTCAGCGGCGTGACTCTGGTGCTGGTGTTAGGCGTTTTAGGCACTCCTCTCCTCTTCCAGCAGTTGGAAGACTTAGGGGATCAGTTCCCCGATTGGCTGAGTTCCACAAGCCAACAGTTCCAGACCCTGGATACTTGGCTCAGCGATCGCCAACTGCCCCTCGATATCACAGCCTTAGTCGATCAGGTGACCCAACTGCTGCCCAACGAACTGCTCCAACTGCCCGATCAGACCTTAGATGCCATTCAGGGACTGGCCGATCGCCTCGTCGAAGCCTTACTGACCGGAGTCTTAACCATCTATCTGTTGCTCCACGGCGATCAATTTTGGCAAGGGCTGTGGGGCTGGTTCCCAGAGGCCTACGCCACTCCGGTGCGGTCAGCCTTTCAGGATCAGTTCCGCAACTATTTCGTCGGGCAGGCCACGATCGCCCTGGTCATGACCATCATTCTCACCCCCTTATTTTTCTGCTTCGCCATTCCCTACTGGCTGGTGTTCGGTCTGGGCATTGGTCTGTTAACCCTCATTCCCTTGGGGGACGTGGTGGGCATCCTCATCGCCACCGTCGTGGTCAGTTTTAAAAGCATTCTCCTCGGGGGGGAAATCCTGGCCTTGGCCGTGATCACAGATCAGATTGTTGATAACGCGATCGCCCCCCGGATTCTCGGTCGCCTCGTGGGCCTTAATCCCATTTGGATTCTCATATCCCTGTTGCTGGGGGGACAGTTGGGGGGCTTCCTGGGGTTAATCCTCGCGATTCCCCTAGCCGGGTCTTTGAAAAGTATCGCCACCCACTTTAGAACCCTCCACCAGACCCAATTCACCACGTCCCAGCCCATTTCGACCGCTTCTAGCCCCATAGAGTCCCACAACCCATTTACCTAG
- the mnmH gene encoding tRNA 2-selenouridine(34) synthase MnmH produces MPQSLGIPAFLQAPGPVLDVRSPGEFDQGHIPGAINLPLFSNPERVAVGTCYKQQGREVAVELGLVIVGPKLADLVHQAKALAPDRQIRIHCWRGGMRSASLGMVLEMAGFKVVLLERGYKAFRQWVRQVLAQPRSLYIVGGMTGTGKTEALLALKDLGEQVVDLEGLAHHRGSSYGNLGLPPQPTTEHYENDLAWALAGCDRQRPVWIEAESRQVGTCRIPPELFSQMEQAPVLELVRSLGDRLALLTQVYGDCDRADLMTATERIRKRLGGLRTQQALDHIQGGNITAAMAIVLAYYDQTYRYDLDRRAVPCYPLIVTDRSPSAVAQALQHLAQATLAPPAP; encoded by the coding sequence ATGCCCCAGTCTCTTGGGATTCCTGCTTTTCTACAGGCACCGGGTCCAGTCTTAGATGTGCGCAGTCCAGGGGAATTTGACCAGGGTCACATCCCCGGAGCCATCAACCTGCCCCTGTTTAGCAACCCAGAACGGGTGGCGGTGGGCACCTGCTATAAGCAGCAGGGCCGGGAAGTGGCGGTGGAGTTGGGGTTGGTGATTGTGGGTCCGAAGTTGGCAGATCTGGTACATCAAGCCAAAGCTCTCGCCCCCGATCGCCAGATCCGGATCCACTGTTGGCGGGGGGGAATGCGCAGCGCTAGCCTGGGGATGGTGTTGGAGATGGCGGGGTTTAAGGTGGTGCTGCTGGAGCGGGGCTATAAGGCGTTTCGCCAGTGGGTGCGGCAGGTGTTGGCACAGCCCCGATCGCTCTACATCGTCGGCGGCATGACGGGCACCGGCAAAACCGAAGCCTTGCTGGCCCTCAAAGACCTGGGGGAGCAAGTGGTGGATCTGGAGGGACTGGCCCACCACCGGGGCAGTAGCTATGGCAATTTGGGCCTCCCTCCCCAACCCACTACGGAACACTATGAAAACGATCTGGCCTGGGCACTGGCGGGCTGCGATCGCCAGCGTCCGGTGTGGATTGAGGCGGAAAGTCGCCAAGTGGGCACCTGTCGCATTCCCCCGGAGCTATTTAGCCAAATGGAACAGGCTCCGGTGCTGGAACTGGTGCGATCCTTGGGCGATCGCCTTGCTCTTTTAACCCAGGTCTATGGGGACTGCGATCGGGCGGATCTGATGACCGCCACGGAACGCATCCGCAAACGCCTGGGGGGTCTGCGCACCCAACAAGCCCTGGATCATATTCAAGGGGGTAATATTACCGCTGCCATGGCCATTGTCTTGGCCTACTATGATCAAACCTATCGCTATGATCTCGATCGCCGCGCCGTCCCCTGCTATCCCCTAATCGTCACCGATCGGTCTCCCTCAGCAGTGGCCCAAGCCCTCCAACACCTCGCCCAAGCCACCTTAGCTCCCCCCGCCCCCTAA